ACAGCACCAACTCGGCGCTGTTGGGCTCGGCGCTCACCACCGCAATCTCCGGCACGTCGGCGACCGCGGCGATCTGCTGCGCCTGTGCCGCCGGGATGATGTCGTTGATCATCGCGGTGTAGCTGCCGAGGAAGTTGCCGGTCAACCGCTCACGGACCGCATTGAGCTGCTCCGCAACGGTTTCGGTCTCGTACGACAGCATCTGGACGGTGATGTCCCTGGCCGCCTCGACGGATTCGGCCCGGGCGGTGTCACTGGCCTCGGACGAGACGATCTGCCACCGCAACACCGCGGCCGCCACCGCCAATACCAGTGCGACGGTGGCCAGCACGGCCGGCAGGCTGACTCGCGAGCCGGTGCGGACCGGTGGTTGGGCCTCGGCCGGCTCTGCTGCTGCGGGCGGCTCCTCGGTGTCTTCGGCCGGCTCCTCGGTGTCTTCGGCCGGCTCCGTGTCCGCGACCAAGTCTTTTACCTCGGTGTCCGCGGGCGTTTCAGCCGTTACTGCCTCTTCGGGCGTGGGGTTTTCGGGGCCGGACTCCTGGGCGGTGGGCTCCTCGGAGATGCCCTCTGTCACCTCTGCGGGCGCTGTCCGCTCGGCACCCTCGACCGGATCCGCCGCCGCCTTCCGCCGCCCGGCCGGTGGCATCTTGTGCCGGCCGCTCACTGGATGAACTCCACGTTGGAAACCTTCGCCTTGCCCTCGATGTCCTGCACCGTCAACACCATCCGCCACACCTGCGGCTTCTGCTCGGGCACGCCCGCGTTGGTGGACCGGACCGTGACCGAGACGAGAACGTTGGCCTCGCCGCCCGAGTAGGACTGCAGCCCCGACGCGGTGACGGTGCCCTCGGACTTCGATTTGATCTGTTTGACCACGTCGAGGAACGACGTCGACCGCTTCTGGAAATCGTCGTAGAACCGGCCGGTGGAGCTGTCCAGCACGCGCTGGACGTCGGCCTCGGCGTGCTCCCAGTTGATGGTGGTCAGGTTCAGCGCTCCCTGCCGCGCGGTGTCCACGAACATGTCGCGTCGTTGCTGTTCGCGTTGAACCTCATAGAACTGGTAGCCCAGCCAACCGGTCAGTGCCACGAGCGCGACGACGAGCACTCCACCGACGAGCCCGGCCGTCGGCGTGGGCAGGAACCGTCGCCGCTTCGGCGGGCCCTCATCCGCTTCCCCGGCCTCGTCCTGGGCCGCTCCGGCGTCACCCGCCGGGTCGTTGTCAACCGTGGCTTCTGGAGCCTCCGGCTCTGGGGCGGACTGGCTCGACTCCTCGGTCCCGGTCGGCTCGACCGGCTCGGCGTCGGCGCTGTCGTCTGCCATACATCTGCTCCTCGGTGGCACTGCGTGTCGCGTGCGATGGGCGCGCGTGCGGTCCAACGTACGTGGCACCCGTCACACCGTCATAGGGTGGGCGCCCCGACCGCGCGCAGCGCAAAGTCCACAACCTCGGCCTGCGCGATCTCGCACTCGCCGTCGGAACACAGTCGCGACATCGAATGGCTGACCATCGCGCCGATGGCGACCGCATCCTGTTCGGGCTTGGCCAGCGGAAATGAGCCGTCGTCCAGGCCGCGACGCAGAATCGCCGCCAATGACCGCTCACGGTCGGCGTGCCACTGCTCACGGGCCGCGCGATAGCCCTTGGCCGCGCGGACCTCGTCGGAATCGAGGACCGTCATGTGCATGTTCAGCCGCGCGTCCTGCAACAGGCCGAAAATCTGGCCGAGCCAGACCCGCAGCTGATCGGCGGGAGGGCCGTCGTACCGGGCGGCGATCTGATCGAGACGGCGGGCCAGGGAGTCGCCCTCAC
The genomic region above belongs to Mycolicibacterium sp. HK-90 and contains:
- a CDS encoding Mce protein, producing the protein MADDSADAEPVEPTGTEESSQSAPEPEAPEATVDNDPAGDAGAAQDEAGEADEGPPKRRRFLPTPTAGLVGGVLVVALVALTGWLGYQFYEVQREQQRRDMFVDTARQGALNLTTINWEHAEADVQRVLDSSTGRFYDDFQKRSTSFLDVVKQIKSKSEGTVTASGLQSYSGGEANVLVSVTVRSTNAGVPEQKPQVWRMVLTVQDIEGKAKVSNVEFIQ
- a CDS encoding TetR/AcrR family transcriptional regulator, translating into MQTEAGHGVGDAGERDAIIEAAFDCLSEPHSGAVPVAAVLARAGLSTRAFYRHFESKDALFLAMMRGEGDSLARRLDQIAARYDGPPADQLRVWLGQIFGLLQDARLNMHMTVLDSDEVRAAKGYRAAREQWHADRERSLAAILRRGLDDGSFPLAKPEQDAVAIGAMVSHSMSRLCSDGECEIAQAEVVDFALRAVGAPTL